The Epilithonimonas zeae genome contains a region encoding:
- a CDS encoding UbiA prenyltransferase family protein, translated as MSILNLAKKYLIESQVYVSLMGTFLAGFFMLEQKIFRWPTLLLIFITYFSGYLYTKYQYDKKKFFKILIFNCICGIISVILILKNHNEYRLLKWAIIVVLGLLYNSFFLEKFIRKIPLLKIFYVGLTWALINSWLILPQFNWPIFLISWLFISALVLPFDIRDMKSDDVVTFPILIGVQKTKILAYLLIFISGLLSVFSLDLEFGIYFFLTIIITFILIYFSENSNQESYFSFWVESCSGLPLLWLFVHWLVNC; from the coding sequence ATGTCGATTTTAAATTTAGCAAAAAAATATCTCATTGAGAGTCAGGTCTATGTTTCATTAATGGGAACTTTTCTGGCTGGATTTTTTATGCTGGAGCAAAAGATATTCCGTTGGCCGACTTTGTTGTTGATTTTCATTACTTATTTCAGCGGTTATCTTTATACCAAATATCAATACGACAAAAAGAAATTTTTCAAGATTCTGATTTTCAATTGTATTTGTGGAATTATTAGTGTGATTCTCATCCTCAAAAATCATAACGAATACAGACTTTTGAAATGGGCAATTATAGTCGTTTTGGGTTTGCTCTACAATTCTTTTTTTCTGGAGAAATTTATTCGGAAAATTCCTTTGTTAAAGATTTTTTATGTTGGATTGACTTGGGCTTTGATTAATTCTTGGCTGATTCTTCCTCAATTTAATTGGCCGATTTTTTTAATTTCTTGGTTATTCATTTCGGCTTTGGTTTTACCTTTTGATATCCGAGATATGAAAAGTGATGACGTTGTGACTTTTCCGATTTTAATTGGCGTTCAGAAAACTAAAATTCTTGCTTATCTACTGATTTTTATTTCTGGTTTATTGAGTGTTTTTTCCCTTGATTTAGAATTCGGTATTTATTTTTTCTTGACGATAATTATCACATTTATATTGATTTATTTTTCTGAAAATAGCAATCAAGAATCATACTTTTCTTTTTGGGTTGAGAGTTGTAGCGGATTACCTTTGTTATGGCTTTTCGTGCATTGGCTTGTAAATTGCTAA
- the recF gene encoding DNA replication/repair protein RecF (All proteins in this family for which functions are known are DNA-binding proteins that assist the filamentation of RecA onto DNA for the initiation of recombination or recombinational repair.), protein MVINKLSLINFKNHSEQSFDFSPQINCFVGNNGVGKTNILDALHYLSVGKSFLGNSDLNNVKSDEDFFVIESEIQNEEKEDIIKILQPKESKKVIKKNDKSYDRLADHIGYLPSVMISPYDSNLISDSGESRRKFLDAMISQTDSSYLFDLIQYQKTIQQRNALLKYFAKNRTFDKDSLEIYDDPISNFGTRIFEKRKEFIEKLNPIVQHFYEIISGGKEIVNVIYESHLFDNTFKELLSSSIDKDRALTYTSKGTHKDDLLFEMNGNSIKKIGSQGQQKSFLISLKLAQINRIKELTGKSPILLLDDIFDKLDDTRVSQLIELVNKESFGQIFITDTHKERTENVVRRINEESRMFEIS, encoded by the coding sequence ATGGTTATCAACAAACTTTCACTCATCAATTTCAAAAATCACTCGGAACAGTCTTTTGATTTTTCGCCTCAAATCAATTGTTTTGTGGGCAATAATGGAGTAGGGAAGACCAATATTCTGGATGCACTTCATTATCTTTCTGTTGGCAAAAGTTTCCTCGGAAATTCTGACCTTAATAATGTAAAATCTGATGAAGATTTCTTCGTCATTGAATCCGAAATTCAGAATGAGGAAAAAGAAGATATTATCAAAATCCTTCAACCAAAAGAGTCCAAAAAAGTCATCAAGAAAAACGATAAATCTTACGACAGATTGGCTGACCATATTGGTTATCTGCCGAGTGTGATGATTTCGCCTTATGATTCTAATTTGATTTCTGATTCGGGAGAAAGCAGAAGGAAGTTTCTGGATGCGATGATTTCTCAGACCGATTCCTCTTATCTTTTTGATTTGATTCAGTATCAGAAAACAATACAGCAAAGAAATGCATTACTGAAATATTTTGCCAAAAACAGAACTTTTGACAAAGATTCTCTGGAGATCTATGATGACCCTATTTCAAACTTCGGAACCCGAATTTTCGAAAAAAGAAAAGAATTCATAGAAAAACTGAATCCGATCGTTCAACATTTTTATGAAATCATTTCCGGCGGAAAAGAAATCGTAAATGTCATTTATGAATCTCATCTTTTTGACAATACTTTTAAAGAACTTTTATCAAGCTCTATTGATAAAGACAGAGCTTTAACTTATACTTCAAAAGGAACTCACAAAGATGATTTGTTGTTTGAAATGAATGGTAATTCAATCAAAAAAATTGGTTCTCAGGGTCAACAGAAATCTTTCTTAATTTCTTTAAAATTAGCCCAAATCAACCGAATCAAAGAATTGACAGGAAAATCACCAATCCTTCTTTTGGATGATATTTTTGATAAGCTGGATGATACGAGAGTTTCTCAACTGATTGAACTGGTAAACAAAGAAAGTTTCGGACAGATTTTCATTACTGATACACATAAAGAACGAACAGAAAACGTTGTAAGGCGCATCAACGAGGAGAGTAGAATGTTTGAGATTTCATAG
- a CDS encoding T9SS type A sorting domain-containing protein, with amino-acid sequence MKKFYVSLFFLSAMISNAQSFEEISQPNLKNYFYSAAAVADVDNDGSQDIFFTGAIDADGDTNVDTTSNSLYKNSNGTFSSIQDFGENSVHLSAVKFIDFDNDGLLDVITTGLSYNDIVNYQQYRYKNTGSGFTLVDNAAGKIYGGLDVFDFNHDGKQDYAINGTQYVEGVGFTHELDLYLNNSAGFQKNTAWAAGTQNGSFKVIDVNNDNELDLIVNGYNANYKGTFSIYINENGNLVKKSELPVVSDSKMSFADFNGDGFQDFVVAGQDENYDPYLAVFINDGQGNFTENKIEGEGLSGGGVEVGDFNNDGYYDFVVIGDNDYESYSKIFLYNPQLQKFEKDENTNLYNLGSQGTLAVFDYNNDGNLDILANGFDWDDPDLLPYTKLFKNKTTVTNQKPDAPTILTATDNDGKIKFTWSGATDDKTPENSLQYELSVGSEAGKTDIAKYIVTTKSWYLDKMDLPSKIFWSVKSIDAAKKYSDKSQEKELAVLGVADVKNTTVSIYPNPVKGVLNVKSTSKIKTHKVYNLAGQSLNTELTSDSTIDFSRFDKGIYVVEIQFENGKKTTRKVIKN; translated from the coding sequence ATGAAAAAGTTTTACGTTTCTCTCTTCTTCTTATCTGCTATGATTAGCAACGCACAAAGTTTTGAAGAAATCTCTCAGCCCAATCTTAAAAATTATTTCTATTCTGCAGCGGCAGTTGCAGATGTTGATAACGACGGATCTCAGGATATATTTTTCACTGGTGCGATAGATGCTGACGGAGATACCAATGTTGATACGACTTCCAATAGTCTTTACAAAAACAGCAATGGAACTTTCTCTTCCATTCAGGATTTTGGAGAAAATTCGGTTCACTTGAGCGCTGTGAAGTTCATCGATTTTGATAATGACGGACTTTTGGACGTTATCACAACTGGATTAAGCTATAATGATATCGTGAATTATCAACAATATCGATATAAAAATACAGGTTCTGGTTTTACTCTGGTTGATAATGCAGCTGGGAAAATCTACGGGGGCTTAGATGTTTTCGATTTCAACCACGATGGGAAACAGGATTATGCAATCAACGGAACACAGTATGTTGAAGGAGTAGGGTTCACACACGAATTGGATTTATATCTTAATAATTCAGCAGGTTTTCAGAAAAATACAGCTTGGGCGGCAGGAACACAAAACGGAAGTTTCAAAGTGATTGATGTTAATAATGATAACGAGCTGGATTTAATCGTCAACGGATATAATGCTAACTACAAAGGAACTTTCTCTATTTATATTAACGAGAATGGAAATTTAGTTAAGAAGTCTGAACTTCCAGTAGTGAGTGACAGCAAAATGTCTTTTGCGGATTTCAACGGTGATGGTTTTCAGGATTTCGTAGTTGCAGGTCAGGATGAAAATTATGACCCATATCTGGCAGTTTTCATTAACGATGGCCAAGGGAATTTTACAGAAAATAAAATCGAAGGCGAAGGATTGTCTGGTGGTGGAGTAGAAGTCGGTGATTTCAATAACGATGGATATTATGATTTTGTTGTCATTGGAGATAATGATTATGAATCCTATTCTAAAATTTTCCTTTACAATCCTCAACTTCAGAAATTTGAGAAAGATGAAAATACGAACCTTTACAATTTGGGAAGCCAAGGAACTTTAGCTGTATTTGATTATAATAACGACGGGAATCTTGATATTCTAGCCAATGGTTTTGATTGGGATGACCCAGACTTGTTGCCTTACACCAAATTATTCAAAAATAAAACGACGGTTACCAATCAAAAACCAGATGCGCCAACAATTTTAACCGCAACAGATAATGACGGTAAAATCAAATTCACTTGGTCTGGAGCAACAGATGACAAAACGCCGGAAAACTCTCTTCAATATGAATTGAGTGTTGGTTCCGAAGCTGGAAAAACTGACATCGCAAAATATATTGTGACTACAAAAAGCTGGTATCTGGATAAAATGGATTTACCCTCCAAAATATTCTGGAGCGTAAAATCAATTGATGCTGCAAAAAAATATTCGGATAAATCCCAAGAAAAAGAATTGGCGGTTCTAGGCGTTGCTGATGTTAAAAACACAACAGTTTCTATCTATCCAAATCCAGTAAAAGGTGTCTTGAACGTAAAATCTACGAGCAAAATCAAAACGCATAAAGTCTATAATCTTGCAGGACAAAGTTTGAATACAGAATTGACATCAGATTCTACAATTGATTTTTCTCGT